Below is a genomic region from Acidobacteriota bacterium.
ATATAGACCCTTGGAAGTTAACCGATGGAGAGAAAGCGGATATCATCCTAATAACCCATCCGCATTACGATCACTGCTCCCCCGAAGATATAGCTAAGATTCAGAAAGAGGACACGATAATAGTTGCTACTCAGGACACGGCGGCTAAGCTTAAAGGAGAGATCAAAATCGTGAAGCCGGGTGATAAGATCAGGGTTAAGGATGTGGAGATAGAGGCTGTTCCAGCGTACAATATCGGTAAGCCCTTCCATCCCAAGGAGAATGGATGGGTGGGTTACATAATAACCATCAATGGAGTGCACATTTACCACGCTGGCGATACCGATTTCATCCCGGAAATGAAGGATATTAAAGCTGACATTGCCTTTCTTCCCGTCGGCGGGACTTATACGATGAACGCCGAAGAAGCAGCTCGAGCGGCAAACACCATTATGCCCCAGGTAGCAATACCAATGCATTACGGCACCATAGTGGGTTCCATAAAGGATGCGGAGAAGTTCAGAAAGCTTTGTAAGGTTGAGGTAAGGATCTTAACTCCAACTGCTCCTTAAATTCTTCCGTCCTCCGTTTATCGATCCTCCTCCCCAAAAGGGAGGTTTTTTATTCGACCGAATTAATTGATGCGTTTTTCCCCTCTATATTGTAAGCTATTGGTAAAGAGCCACATAAAAATTGAGGCTGGGGAGATATGGCCCGGGTGATTCTCCATGTAGATATGGATGCCTTTTTCGCTTCGATAGAGCAAAGGGACCATCCGGAGTTAAAAGGAAAGCCGGTAATCGTGGGGGCGGACCCCAAAGGAGGAAAGGGGAGGGGAGTAGTTTCCGCTTGTTCTTACGAGGCGAGAAAATACGGCATACACTCCGCCATGCCCATCTCCTACGCCTATTTTCGCTGTCCTCACGCCCACTTTCTTCCCGTCGATATGAAGCGATATCAAGAGGTTTCTAAGAGAATAATGAGGATACTAAAACGCTTCACCCCAGCTGTCGAGCCGGTAAGTATCGACGAAGCCTTCCTCGATGTAACGGGCAGTATCCGCCTGTTCGGCTCCGGAATGAGGATTGCCTTCCTTATCAAAGAGGCAATCCGGAAGGAGGAGGGTTTAACCGCTTCAATAGGGGTGGCTCCCAACAAGCTAATAGCCAAAATCGCCTCTAGCGTCAGCAAGCCTGATGGTCTTCTTGAGGTAAAGCCCGAAAAGGTGAAGGAGTTTTTAGCACCGCTTTCCATAGCCCGACTTTACGGGGTGGGAATGAAGCTTGAGGCAAAACTCCTCCGGATGGGGATCGAAAGGGTAGGAGAGCTGGCTAAACTCTCTGAAGAGGAGCTCACCTCACTCTTTGGAGAGATGGGGCGAAAGCTATGGGAGATGGCTCAGGGGATCGACCACAGCCCGGTGCTTCCTCCAGGGAAGCCGAAGTCCATATCACACGAAGTCACTTTTGAGGAGGATATTTCACAAAAAGAACTCATAGAAAAGGAGCTTCTGCTGATCGCAGAAAGATTAGCCAGACGGCTAAGGAAGCGTGGATTTCAGGGGCGAACCATCACCCTCAAATTTCGCTTCCCCGATTTCACTACCCTAACCAGAAGCAAAACCCTCTCTTATCCTTTGGACTCAGCAGAGGAGATATACAAAGAGGCGAAGTGCCTCCTCTCGTTTATCAAAAAGAGGAGGTTGACTGCTCGTCTTATCGGTATTGGGATAAGTAAATTGGAGCCAAGGGAAAAGCGACAACTCCCCCTTTTTGAGGATAAAGAAGAAAAGTTATTGGAGGCGGAGGATAAAATAGCAGACCGATTTGGCGACCAAGCTATTACCCGTGCCTCCCTTATAGATCTTTTAAGAAAACCACCCTCTAATTCTCGATCTTAGCCAGTATATTACTCCAACTTATTCTTTCTTTTCTTCCTTAATGATTTTTACTGCTCGTTCATAATCCTCCTCATTAACAAGGACTTTTATCTCTCCAAGTCCATTTACAGTGAAGGGATATACGCCTTGTGCGATGTTTCCCCGGAGGAGACATCTTATGCCATTAGCCTCGAGAAGCCCCTTTATTACCTCTGCCTCGGCAGACCCCATTGCAGTGTATAATTCCTTCAATCCCATTTTGTCCCTCGATTCTCTCGAAAATGATTTTAATTCTTCTCCTCATCTCGAAAAGTAGTATAATGAAATGTTTGAGAATAAGAAAGGAGATTGTTGAAATGAGAAGGAGTGGGTATCTAATTGTTTTATTCATTTTTTTAGGCTTTACCGTTGCCTTCTCTCAAACAAAACAGATCAATGAGGCTCAGGTGAAGAAGGTGCACTTCAATGCGATCGTCATTGACGGCCACTGTGATACTATTGGGCGGGTGCTCGATGGGGGAGTTGACTTGGGCATAAGGAGCAACAAGGGACATATTGATATCCCAAGGATGATCGAGGGCGGACTTGATGCTCAGTTCTTCGCCTGTTTCGTCCATCCCCGTTATATGCCTGACCATTGCATCAAGCGCACTATAGATATGATCGATGCTTTATATCGTGAGGTAGCGAGACACCCCGACAAGATGGAGATTGCTTATAGCGCCTCTGATGTCATTCGGATAAACAAGGAGGGCAAGATAGCAGCAATACTCGCTATTGAAGGGGGGCATGCGATTGAGGATGACCTCGCTGCTCTTCGTACTTTTTACCGACTTGGAGTTCGGTATATGACCCTTACCTGGATGAATAACAACAATTGGGCAGATGCCTCGGGTCCAGAACAGACCATTCCCAATCATGGGGGACTAACCGATTTCGGCCGGGAGGTTGTCCGGGAGATGAACCGGTTGGGAATGATCGTCGATGTATCCCATGTTGCCGATTCCACCTTCTGGGATGTTATTGAAGTGGCTAAGAAACCTATAATTGCCTCACATTCCTGCTGTTATGCTCTGAACCCCCATTATCGCAATCTAAAGGACGATGAGCTCCGAGCCCTGGCTAAAAACGGCGGAGTGATCGGGATAAATTATTCCCCCAGCTTCCTTAGCACCCGCTATTGGAAGGAAAGTGAAAAAGTACGAGAGGAGCTCCGACCTAAGGTGGAGAAGCTGCGCAAAGAATATAAGGATCAACCAGATGTTATGCGGAAGAAGATAATGGCTCTCTATCGTGAGGCGAGGAGTAAAGTAAAACCGGTGCCACTGAGTGTCCTCGTCGACCATATCGATCATGCGGTGAAGATAGCGGGAGTGGACCATGTAGGCCTTGGCTCCGACTTCGACGGCATATCCAACACCCCGGAAG
It encodes:
- a CDS encoding MBL fold metallo-hydrolase → MLEKIKWLGHASFKITGPPVIYIDPWKLTDGEKADIILITHPHYDHCSPEDIAKIQKEDTIIVATQDTAAKLKGEIKIVKPGDKIRVKDVEIEAVPAYNIGKPFHPKENGWVGYIITINGVHIYHAGDTDFIPEMKDIKADIAFLPVGGTYTMNAEEAARAANTIMPQVAIPMHYGTIVGSIKDAEKFRKLCKVEVRILTPTAP
- the dinB gene encoding DNA polymerase IV; the encoded protein is MARVILHVDMDAFFASIEQRDHPELKGKPVIVGADPKGGKGRGVVSACSYEARKYGIHSAMPISYAYFRCPHAHFLPVDMKRYQEVSKRIMRILKRFTPAVEPVSIDEAFLDVTGSIRLFGSGMRIAFLIKEAIRKEEGLTASIGVAPNKLIAKIASSVSKPDGLLEVKPEKVKEFLAPLSIARLYGVGMKLEAKLLRMGIERVGELAKLSEEELTSLFGEMGRKLWEMAQGIDHSPVLPPGKPKSISHEVTFEEDISQKELIEKELLLIAERLARRLRKRGFQGRTITLKFRFPDFTTLTRSKTLSYPLDSAEEIYKEAKCLLSFIKKRRLTARLIGIGISKLEPREKRQLPLFEDKEEKLLEAEDKIADRFGDQAITRASLIDLLRKPPSNSRS
- a CDS encoding DUF2007 domain-containing protein — encoded protein: MGLKELYTAMGSAEAEVIKGLLEANGIRCLLRGNIAQGVYPFTVNGLGEIKVLVNEEDYERAVKIIKEEKKE
- a CDS encoding dipeptidase; translation: MRRSGYLIVLFIFLGFTVAFSQTKQINEAQVKKVHFNAIVIDGHCDTIGRVLDGGVDLGIRSNKGHIDIPRMIEGGLDAQFFACFVHPRYMPDHCIKRTIDMIDALYREVARHPDKMEIAYSASDVIRINKEGKIAAILAIEGGHAIEDDLAALRTFYRLGVRYMTLTWMNNNNWADASGPEQTIPNHGGLTDFGREVVREMNRLGMIVDVSHVADSTFWDVIEVAKKPIIASHSCCYALNPHYRNLKDDELRALAKNGGVIGINYSPSFLSTRYWKESEKVREELRPKVEKLRKEYKDQPDVMRKKIMALYREARSKVKPVPLSVLVDHIDHAVKIAGVDHVGLGSDFDGISNTPEGLEDVSKLPNITRELLKRGYTEEEIRKILGGNFLRVLKANVGK